AACAAGCCTTGCGCAGTGCCGAAGCCAGAACTTGGGAGGCGCTCTTGGCGGCCATCGCCGCCGCCTTGGCCTCAGTCACCCCACAAGACGCCGCTTCCTGGTTCGCACATTGCGGCTACAACTTTATTTAAAACGCTCTAAGAATCTCATGTGCCTAGAGCACAGTAAGAACCCCAGTCCGACAGATATTCGTTCATCCGCGAAAACAAAAAAGCCCGCTCGTTAGAGCGGGCTTTTGAATTTCGTTTGGCTAGCGCTGATTAGGCGGCAGCTTCGGTCTTCTTCTTGGTGGCCTTCTTCTTCGGCTTGGCCTCAGCGGCAGGAGCCTCAGGCGTGGCCGGAGCGGCTTCTGTCTTGGCTTCAGTCGGAGCCGGAGCAGTGTTCACGCCCTCGACGAACTCGAGGATGACCATCTGCGTGGCGTCACCTTGGCGCTGCCCCATCTTGATGATGCGGGTGTAGCCGCCAGCGCGATCCTTCTGCGCCGGAGCGATCTCGGTGAAG
This genomic window from Verrucomicrobiia bacterium contains:
- the rplQ gene encoding 50S ribosomal protein L17, which codes for MRHRKRTAKLGRTGEHRNAMLTNMVCSLIIHKRITTTLAKARAAKSVAEKMVTLGKKGTLHSRRLASSRLHQEDAVKILFTEIAPAQKDRAGGYTRIIKMGQRQGDATQMVILEFVEGVNTAPAPTEAKTEAAPATPEAPAAEAKPKKKATKKKTEAAA